A single window of Paracoccus albus DNA harbors:
- a CDS encoding response regulator: MRFLLVEDSDELAKAVAMRLALDGHGVDRAATLSEAAEFLESAPYDLILLDISLPDGDGRDFLARERMARRDTPVIMMTASASVSDRISTLDRGADDYITKPFDFAELQARCRAVLRRHAGAADSRRHFAGFTFDALAATLTVGDEVRELRARELRLLEILLSRPGQTYSKPHLIDRLFSFDEEVSDNAIEVYIGRLRRKLEGSGARLETLRGVGYRLIPE, translated from the coding sequence ATGAGATTCCTGCTGGTTGAAGATAGCGACGAATTGGCCAAAGCAGTCGCGATGCGGCTGGCCCTTGACGGGCACGGGGTGGACCGGGCCGCGACATTGTCGGAAGCAGCGGAATTTCTGGAAAGCGCGCCATACGACCTGATATTGCTGGACATTTCCTTGCCAGACGGCGATGGCCGCGATTTTCTGGCGCGAGAGCGGATGGCGCGGCGAGATACGCCTGTGATCATGATGACAGCCAGTGCTTCGGTCAGCGACCGGATCAGCACGCTTGACCGGGGGGCCGATGATTATATCACCAAGCCTTTCGACTTTGCCGAATTGCAGGCCCGTTGCCGCGCCGTTCTGCGCCGTCATGCCGGTGCCGCCGACAGCCGCCGGCACTTTGCCGGATTCACCTTCGACGCGCTTGCCGCGACGCTGACGGTTGGCGATGAGGTCAGGGAATTGCGCGCCCGCGAACTCCGCCTGCTGGAAATCCTTTTATCGCGTCCCGGTCAGACCTATTCAAAGCCACATCTGATCGACAGACTGTTCTCTTTCGACGAGGAAGTCAGCGACAATGCCATCGAAGTCTATATCGGCAGGCTGCGCCGCAAGCTGGAAGGATCCGGCGCGCGGCTGGAGACCCTGCGCGGCGTCGGCTATCGCCTGATTCCGGAATGA
- a CDS encoding DUF1236 domain-containing protein, protein MRNLLGMTAVASMALAGSAFAQTMATAGTDLNMRAGPGVQHEVTGVIAGGDEVTVNGCIESANWCEVVYNDMTGWAYGDYIAAKVGEEFLPIYPNREEVNVTVIEAPEIDEAEQGQNAAVGGATGAAMGALIAGPLGAIVGATAGTAAGATATEPTQEVTTYIEANPQEPVILDGEVVVGAGVPEEVTLYEVPDAPEYRYVTINGQQVLVNPENRQIIYIYR, encoded by the coding sequence ATGCGTAATCTACTTGGAATGACTGCCGTCGCGTCTATGGCTCTGGCTGGTTCGGCTTTCGCCCAGACGATGGCCACAGCCGGTACTGATCTGAACATGCGCGCGGGCCCCGGTGTCCAGCACGAGGTCACTGGCGTGATCGCCGGTGGTGATGAAGTGACGGTCAATGGCTGTATTGAATCGGCAAACTGGTGCGAAGTCGTTTACAATGATATGACCGGCTGGGCATATGGAGACTATATCGCGGCCAAGGTTGGTGAAGAATTCCTGCCGATCTATCCCAACCGCGAAGAAGTCAATGTAACGGTGATTGAAGCGCCCGAGATTGACGAGGCCGAGCAGGGCCAGAACGCCGCAGTCGGTGGCGCAACGGGTGCCGCTATGGGTGCGCTGATCGCAGGGCCGCTGGGTGCCATCGTCGGTGCCACAGCCGGTACGGCCGCCGGCGCCACAGCGACAGAGCCGACGCAGGAGGTCACAACCTATATCGAGGCGAACCCGCAAGAGCCGGTGATCCTTGATGGAGAGGTCGTGGTCGGCGCGGGCGTCCCGGAAGAGGTGACGCTGTATGAGGTGCCGGATGCGCCTGAATACCGCTATGTCACGATCAACGGGCAGCAGGTTCTGGTGAACCCCGAGAACCGCCAGATCATCTATATCTACCGCTGA
- a CDS encoding Bug family tripartite tricarboxylate transporter substrate binding protein, with translation MKNWTRAAVAALIMGTAAPAMAEECIAPANPGGGWDFTCRQIGRIMTDLGLVPNMVQVTNVTGAGGGVAFAQVVADRNEDPTVFVAASSATTTRLAENAFAGATADQVRWVGAIGGDPGVIVVGKDSEYQSLTDLIDAVKADPNAVAFAGGSAVGGFDHLKVLMMLDKAGFGDARAVKYIGLDGGADAITQTVGGFAQAMTGDLSEITGFIKSGDVRALAVLSDERIEGFEDVPTAKEQGVDITAMNWRGIYVPKGISDEDYDKWVDWLKQVGESEQWQQTMVENGLAPYNVYGADFEAFVAENVAEIQEIAKEIGLLQ, from the coding sequence ATGAAAAACTGGACTCGTGCAGCAGTTGCTGCGCTGATCATGGGTACGGCGGCACCGGCAATGGCCGAAGAATGCATCGCGCCGGCCAATCCCGGCGGTGGCTGGGACTTCACCTGCCGCCAGATCGGCAGAATCATGACCGATCTCGGCCTGGTGCCCAATATGGTGCAGGTCACCAACGTCACCGGCGCAGGGGGCGGCGTTGCCTTCGCGCAGGTTGTCGCTGATCGCAACGAAGACCCCACCGTCTTTGTCGCTGCAAGTTCCGCAACGACAACCCGCCTGGCAGAGAACGCTTTTGCGGGTGCTACAGCAGATCAGGTTCGCTGGGTCGGCGCTATCGGCGGTGATCCGGGCGTTATCGTTGTCGGCAAGGACAGCGAATATCAGAGTCTGACCGACCTGATCGACGCGGTGAAGGCAGATCCGAACGCGGTTGCTTTTGCTGGTGGCTCTGCGGTGGGTGGTTTTGACCATCTCAAGGTGCTGATGATGCTGGACAAGGCAGGCTTCGGTGATGCCCGCGCTGTCAAGTATATCGGGCTCGACGGCGGTGCCGATGCCATTACCCAAACAGTCGGCGGCTTTGCGCAGGCGATGACAGGCGATTTGTCCGAAATCACCGGCTTTATCAAATCCGGTGACGTCCGCGCGCTTGCTGTGCTGTCGGATGAACGGATCGAAGGTTTCGAGGACGTGCCAACCGCCAAGGAACAGGGCGTCGACATCACCGCAATGAACTGGCGCGGAATCTACGTTCCCAAAGGCATCAGCGATGAGGACTACGACAAGTGGGTCGACTGGCTGAAACAGGTCGGCGAAAGCGAGCAGTGGCAGCAGACCATGGTCGAAAACGGCCTTGCGCCGTACAATGTCTATGGCGCTGACTTCGAAGCCTTCGTCGCCGAGAACGTCGCCGAAATTCAGGAAATCGCCAAAGAAATCGGGTTGCTGCAATGA
- a CDS encoding P1 family peptidase: MQRGKRNLITDVTGLQVGNASDDHLRSGTTVLCGDAPFAAAVHVMGGAPGTRDTDLLAPDKLVQEVDAIFLSGGSAFGLAAGDGVMDGLRAQGRGFEVGTVRVPIVPGAIVFDLTNGGDKQWTENPYSNLGRAALSNAALDFAIGTNGAGTGAMTRQLKGGLGSASAVLDCGITVGALVVVNALGSAVAPGRRQFWAAPWELGDEFGGLGISQQADPGAEFLPEKQLGEATTIAIVATDAKLSKPALQRMATAAHDGMARALVPSHTPFDGDLVFAVSTGAKDLPDPVVTPFQLGHAAASTLARAIARGVHAATPKAGDLQPCWSQL; this comes from the coding sequence ATGCAGCGTGGAAAGCGAAACCTGATCACCGACGTCACCGGGCTGCAGGTCGGCAATGCCAGTGACGACCATCTGCGTTCCGGGACGACCGTTCTATGCGGCGATGCACCTTTTGCCGCCGCCGTTCATGTGATGGGCGGTGCGCCGGGCACGCGCGACACCGACCTGCTGGCGCCCGACAAACTGGTGCAAGAGGTCGACGCGATCTTCCTGTCAGGCGGCTCTGCCTTCGGTCTTGCAGCGGGTGATGGCGTGATGGACGGGTTGCGCGCCCAGGGCCGTGGGTTCGAGGTCGGAACAGTAAGGGTGCCCATTGTGCCGGGTGCGATCGTGTTCGACCTGACGAATGGTGGCGATAAGCAATGGACTGAAAACCCATATTCCAACCTTGGACGCGCGGCACTGAGCAATGCCGCGCTTGATTTCGCCATCGGCACGAACGGTGCCGGAACCGGCGCGATGACGCGGCAACTCAAGGGCGGTTTGGGATCCGCCTCCGCCGTGCTGGACTGTGGCATCACGGTCGGCGCGTTGGTGGTGGTCAATGCCCTTGGCTCTGCCGTTGCACCCGGCAGGCGACAGTTCTGGGCCGCACCTTGGGAATTGGGCGATGAGTTCGGGGGGCTGGGCATTTCACAACAGGCGGATCCGGGCGCGGAATTCCTGCCTGAGAAGCAACTGGGCGAAGCGACCACCATTGCGATCGTCGCCACCGACGCAAAGCTGAGCAAACCGGCGCTTCAGCGCATGGCAACGGCCGCGCATGACGGGATGGCCCGCGCTCTGGTGCCAAGCCACACCCCATTCGATGGCGATCTGGTTTTTGCAGTCTCGACCGGGGCAAAGGATCTGCCTGACCCCGTCGTCACACCATTTCAACTGGGCCACGCAGCCGCATCGACGCTTGCACGGGCCATCGCGCGGGGGGTTCACGCAGCAACCCCGAAGGCCGGCGATCTTCAGCCTTGCTGGTCGCAACTATAG
- a CDS encoding tripartite tricarboxylate transporter TctB family protein → MIRGDRIFGAVMIVIALGYILSAFGIQTSFMSDPVGPRLFPYMIATVMIVSSLVMILRPDPEAEWPTGPMLAQLGIALVVLIAYAYAISPLGFIIPTAIASGILSWQIGGKPLRAAITGVGLGIGLWVMFRLVLGLSLRGLPVGWGM, encoded by the coding sequence ATGATACGCGGCGACCGTATCTTCGGAGCGGTCATGATTGTCATCGCGTTGGGGTATATCCTCAGCGCGTTTGGCATTCAGACCAGCTTCATGTCTGACCCTGTCGGCCCGCGCCTGTTCCCTTATATGATCGCGACGGTGATGATTGTCAGCTCGCTGGTCATGATCCTGCGCCCCGACCCAGAGGCGGAATGGCCGACAGGTCCGATGCTGGCGCAGCTTGGAATCGCGCTTGTTGTGCTGATCGCCTATGCCTACGCGATTTCGCCTCTTGGATTCATCATTCCGACGGCAATCGCATCGGGGATTCTCAGCTGGCAGATCGGTGGCAAACCGCTGCGTGCGGCCATTACGGGTGTCGGTCTTGGGATCGGCCTTTGGGTCATGTTCCGCCTGGTGCTTGGACTTAGCCTGCGCGGGCTTCCCGTCGGATGGGGGATGTAG
- a CDS encoding ABC transporter substrate-binding protein: protein MRDLVLAIGLFLGLASPAPAFEIEEERIFGNPEGAEISVISTTDLPAIEAVLDAFVAANPDTRISYVQASSVEVFRAVRDERAAFDLVMSSAMDLQMKLANDGFAASVSPDLHDLPDWARWRDQLFGVALEPVLALASRSGLGDLAPPRTRRDLIAMLRENPDRFEGRVATYDPQTSGVGYFLISQDSGQSEGFWRLAEVMGRLNARLYCCSGQMIDDLRAGRITIAYNVVASYAARYAPDDPDLIRLVLEDYTFAILRSALVPVNAPDPARATELLSFLLSPDAQEIIAANAGVALIPGTGAAPSVHLRPVRLDAGLLVYGDQLRRAGLLAEWNAAMVQP from the coding sequence ATGCGCGACCTTGTCCTTGCCATTGGCCTCTTCCTAGGTCTGGCATCGCCCGCCCCGGCGTTCGAGATAGAAGAGGAGCGGATATTCGGTAATCCGGAAGGTGCCGAGATTTCCGTTATCTCGACCACTGACCTGCCCGCAATCGAGGCCGTGCTGGACGCATTCGTTGCCGCCAACCCCGACACCCGGATCAGCTATGTTCAGGCCTCAAGCGTCGAGGTGTTTCGCGCCGTGCGTGATGAACGTGCCGCTTTTGATCTGGTCATGTCCTCTGCGATGGATCTTCAGATGAAGCTGGCAAATGATGGGTTCGCGGCCTCCGTTTCGCCCGATCTGCATGATCTGCCTGACTGGGCCCGCTGGCGAGATCAGCTTTTTGGCGTGGCGCTTGAGCCCGTACTGGCCCTTGCATCGCGAAGTGGTCTGGGCGATTTGGCGCCCCCTCGTACCCGCAGGGATCTGATCGCGATGCTGCGAGAGAACCCTGACAGGTTCGAAGGTCGCGTCGCCACCTATGACCCGCAAACCTCCGGCGTTGGTTATTTCCTGATTTCTCAGGACAGCGGCCAGTCAGAAGGCTTCTGGCGCTTGGCAGAGGTGATGGGCCGATTGAATGCGCGGCTCTATTGCTGCTCTGGTCAGATGATCGACGACCTTCGCGCGGGCCGCATCACAATCGCATATAACGTCGTTGCCAGCTATGCCGCGCGCTATGCCCCTGACGATCCGGACCTGATCCGGCTGGTCCTTGAAGATTATACCTTCGCCATACTTCGATCAGCGCTTGTGCCGGTCAATGCGCCCGACCCCGCGCGCGCGACGGAGCTTCTGTCATTCCTGCTAAGCCCGGACGCGCAGGAAATCATCGCGGCGAATGCCGGTGTGGCGCTGATACCGGGTACGGGGGCGGCGCCATCGGTTCATTTGCGGCCGGTCAGGCTTGACGCGGGGCTTCTGGTGTATGGCGATCAGTTGCGGCGGGCCGGCTTGCTGGCGGAGTGGAATGCAGCCATGGTCCAGCCATAA
- the hutU gene encoding urocanate hydratase, translating to MTDPRHNTRDIYPPTGTTLNAKSWQTEAPLRMMMNNLHPDVAENPHELVVYGGIGRAARTWDDFDAIVDGLKELEADETLIVQSGKPIAIIRTHTDAPRVLIANSNLVPHWANWDHFSELDRKGLMMYGQMTAGSWIYIGTQGIVQGTYETFAEAGRQHYDGDLTGKWILTAGLGGMGGAQPLAAVMAGACCLAVECDETRADFRIRTRYCDEKVHNLDDALALIDRWTKDGEAKSVALIGNAAEVFPEILRRMKAGEPMPNGRPDIVTDQTSAHDPVHGYLPKGWSVAEWRAKQETAPKEVEAAARAAMKEHVAAMVGFWNAGVPTLDYGNNIRQVAKEEGLENAFAFPGFVPAYIRPLFCKGIGPFRWAALSGDPEDIYKTDQAMKELFPENEHLHRWLDMARERIAFQGLPARICWIGLGDRHRAGLKFNEMVASGELKAPVVIGRDHLDSGSVASPNRETEAMKDGSDAVSDWPLLNALVNTASGATWVSLHHGGGVGMGFSQHAGVVICADGTPEAAKRLERVLWNDPASGVWRHADAGYQEAIDCARQNGLRLPRILGS from the coding sequence ATGACCGATCCGCGTCACAACACCCGCGACATCTACCCACCGACCGGCACAACGCTGAATGCCAAAAGCTGGCAGACAGAGGCTCCGCTGCGGATGATGATGAACAACCTGCACCCAGACGTTGCCGAGAACCCGCATGAGCTGGTCGTCTATGGCGGTATTGGTCGGGCAGCGCGGACATGGGACGATTTCGACGCCATCGTTGACGGGCTCAAGGAGCTGGAGGCCGATGAAACCCTGATCGTGCAGTCCGGCAAGCCAATCGCCATCATCCGCACCCATACCGACGCGCCGCGCGTGCTGATCGCCAATTCCAACCTTGTTCCGCATTGGGCCAATTGGGATCACTTCAGCGAATTGGACCGCAAAGGCCTGATGATGTACGGCCAGATGACGGCAGGCTCTTGGATCTATATCGGCACGCAGGGGATCGTTCAGGGTACCTATGAAACCTTTGCCGAAGCTGGGCGGCAGCACTATGACGGCGACCTGACGGGTAAATGGATTCTGACTGCAGGACTTGGCGGCATGGGCGGTGCACAGCCCCTAGCCGCAGTGATGGCGGGGGCCTGCTGTCTGGCCGTAGAGTGCGATGAAACCCGCGCGGATTTCCGTATTCGCACCCGTTATTGTGATGAAAAGGTGCACAACCTTGATGATGCGCTTGCCCTGATTGACCGCTGGACAAAGGACGGAGAGGCAAAGTCCGTTGCCCTGATCGGAAACGCTGCCGAGGTCTTTCCCGAAATCCTGCGCCGGATGAAAGCGGGTGAGCCGATGCCGAACGGCCGCCCTGATATTGTGACCGACCAGACATCGGCCCATGATCCGGTACATGGCTATCTGCCCAAGGGCTGGTCCGTGGCGGAATGGCGTGCCAAGCAGGAAACCGCCCCGAAAGAAGTGGAGGCCGCAGCACGCGCCGCGATGAAGGAACACGTCGCGGCAATGGTCGGCTTCTGGAACGCGGGTGTGCCGACGCTGGATTACGGCAACAATATCCGGCAGGTCGCCAAGGAAGAAGGGCTGGAGAACGCCTTTGCCTTTCCCGGCTTTGTTCCCGCATATATCCGCCCGCTGTTCTGCAAGGGCATCGGCCCGTTCCGTTGGGCGGCGCTGTCCGGCGACCCGGAGGATATCTATAAAACCGATCAGGCGATGAAAGAGCTGTTCCCGGAAAACGAACATCTTCACCGCTGGCTGGACATGGCGCGGGAACGGATCGCCTTTCAGGGTCTGCCTGCGCGGATCTGCTGGATCGGGCTGGGTGACCGCCATCGTGCCGGGTTGAAGTTCAACGAAATGGTCGCCTCGGGCGAGTTGAAGGCGCCGGTGGTGATCGGTCGGGACCACCTGGATTCGGGTTCGGTCGCCTCGCCAAATCGCGAGACAGAGGCGATGAAGGATGGCTCTGACGCGGTATCCGACTGGCCGTTGCTGAACGCTCTTGTGAATACCGCATCCGGCGCGACATGGGTCAGCCTGCATCACGGCGGCGGCGTCGGCATGGGCTTTTCGCAACATGCCGGTGTGGTGATCTGCGCCGATGGAACGCCGGAGGCCGCAAAACGGCTGGAACGGGTTTTGTGGAATGACCCGGCATCTGGCGTCTGGCGCCACGCTGATGCCGGCTATCAGGAGGCCATCGACTGCGCCCGTCAGAATGGGTTGCGGCTTCCCCGGATATTGGGAAGTTGA
- a CDS encoding sensor histidine kinase, whose amino-acid sequence MRTPIAANPAGFSLRRRLVWQFVALSVVLVIVLFFAVRLVAERASRASQDAVLGAAVISVSDGIRPVEDGLEFDLPYAAFSMLGAMGNERIFYSLSLGRRLVSGYEDLPPPPEQPTDLSPIFYNGEYNDSALRLAAVTRRVLLDDAMQEVTVVLGQTRNGQAAIARETARSAAWVGFGFLLLVVPMALLAARAVIGPVDLLTGAVTRRGPQDLRPVRHPAPRELLPLVGALNGFIARLRATLQLTETFIFEAAHRIRTPLSLVKVEAEIALSETSEDETRARLRRMLRAISESSRSASQILDHATVLYRSEQFEPAPVDLAALASTVLRSVEPLAEMREVEIVPQGLSAPCVVPGDSRMLEVALRNILDNALKYSHDEGRIQVHLRQVDGQAKLTVMDEGRGLVQDDKHLLGRFQRGSNVADVVGSGLGLTIVEEAALAHGGRFTLTPGEEKGTCATLSLPLASS is encoded by the coding sequence ATGAGGACGCCGATTGCCGCAAATCCGGCCGGCTTCTCGCTTCGGCGCAGGCTTGTCTGGCAGTTCGTCGCGCTGTCGGTCGTGCTGGTCATCGTGCTGTTCTTCGCGGTGCGGCTTGTGGCGGAACGTGCGTCCCGCGCCAGTCAGGATGCGGTTCTGGGGGCAGCGGTGATTTCGGTCAGCGACGGCATCCGTCCTGTCGAGGATGGTCTGGAATTCGATTTGCCCTATGCCGCGTTTTCCATGCTGGGCGCGATGGGGAATGAGCGTATCTTTTACAGCCTCAGTCTGGGGCGACGGCTGGTTTCCGGTTATGAGGACCTTCCACCGCCGCCAGAGCAGCCGACGGATTTGTCCCCCATCTTCTACAATGGCGAATACAATGACAGCGCCCTGCGTCTGGCGGCGGTGACGCGGCGGGTGCTGCTGGACGATGCCATGCAAGAGGTGACGGTCGTTCTGGGCCAGACCCGCAACGGTCAGGCTGCTATCGCGCGTGAAACCGCCCGCAGCGCTGCGTGGGTCGGCTTTGGGTTCCTGTTGCTGGTGGTGCCGATGGCGTTGCTTGCCGCGCGTGCCGTGATCGGGCCGGTCGATCTGCTGACAGGTGCTGTCACGCGACGTGGGCCACAGGACCTCAGACCGGTGCGCCATCCCGCGCCGAGGGAGCTGTTGCCGTTGGTTGGTGCGCTGAACGGTTTCATCGCGCGGCTTCGCGCGACGTTGCAGCTGACGGAAACCTTCATTTTCGAAGCTGCCCATCGCATCCGCACACCCTTGTCACTGGTCAAGGTTGAGGCCGAAATCGCCCTCTCTGAAACCAGTGAGGATGAGACGCGGGCACGCCTGCGGCGGATGTTGCGTGCGATCAGCGAAAGCAGCCGCTCTGCCAGCCAGATTCTGGACCACGCGACGGTGCTGTACCGCAGCGAACAGTTCGAACCGGCGCCGGTCGATCTGGCCGCGCTTGCCTCGACGGTGCTGCGCTCTGTCGAGCCTTTGGCCGAAATGCGAGAGGTGGAAATCGTGCCACAGGGTCTGAGCGCACCATGTGTGGTGCCGGGCGATAGCCGGATGCTGGAGGTCGCATTGCGCAATATACTGGATAATGCGCTGAAATATTCCCATGATGAGGGGCGGATTCAGGTTCACCTGCGGCAGGTCGACGGACAGGCTAAATTGACGGTCATGGATGAGGGCAGGGGCCTTGTTCAGGATGACAAGCACCTTCTTGGACGCTTTCAGCGCGGCAGCAATGTCGCCGATGTTGTAGGATCGGGTTTGGGCCTGACCATCGTGGAAGAGGCAGCACTTGCTCATGGCGGTCGCTTCACCCTGACACCCGGAGAGGAGAAAGGCACATGCGCGACCTTGTCCTTGCCATTGGCCTCTTCCTAG
- a CDS encoding tripartite tricarboxylate transporter permease, producing the protein METLSNLAMGFGLALTPFTLLLAIIGAFVGTIIGALPGLGPSNGVALLIPISFSMGLDAISALVLLTSVYYGAMYGGRISSILLNIPGDEPAMMTTLDGYPMARQGMAGEALVVSGVASFVGAFLATIGLMIFAPYLAGVAYKFGPAEYFALYMLAFCTLGGMGSNNQAKAALSASIGLALAMVGLDKTTGMPRFTFGDLHLQDGIDFLVAIVGLFAVAEIFFFIETHGKDSAIGVKLGKILVPWKMLKRTSGAMLRGTGIGFIAGVLPGAGASLGSFLAYMSEKSIARDKDTFGKGNPKGVAAPEAGNNSAAGGALVPMLTLGVPGSGTTAVLLALLLTLNITPGPLLFTERPEVIWSLIASLLIANIVLLLMNVPMVKVFVHILSVPAWVLLPGVTMIAFVGIYSLTGSSFDMLMMVGFGVLGYVMRKLDIPTVPVILGILLGNAMEDNLRRAMVLSNGDWTYLFSTPIAIGLWIAAILGFIAPIFLRRLLKKPPMPESDPTMVGD; encoded by the coding sequence ATGGAAACGCTATCAAACCTTGCGATGGGCTTTGGCCTTGCCCTGACACCGTTCACCCTGCTGCTGGCGATCATAGGCGCCTTTGTCGGCACGATCATCGGCGCATTGCCGGGGCTTGGCCCGTCCAACGGCGTGGCCCTGCTGATCCCGATCTCGTTCTCGATGGGTCTGGATGCGATATCGGCGCTCGTCCTGCTGACGTCGGTCTATTACGGTGCGATGTATGGCGGGCGGATCAGTTCGATCCTGCTGAACATCCCGGGTGACGAGCCTGCGATGATGACCACGCTGGACGGCTATCCGATGGCGCGACAAGGCATGGCCGGAGAGGCGCTTGTCGTGTCAGGGGTGGCATCCTTTGTCGGAGCGTTCCTTGCCACCATCGGCCTGATGATCTTCGCCCCCTACCTTGCCGGTGTGGCCTATAAATTCGGCCCGGCAGAGTATTTCGCGCTTTATATGCTCGCATTCTGCACGCTTGGCGGAATGGGTTCGAACAATCAGGCGAAAGCTGCTTTGTCCGCGTCCATCGGTCTGGCGCTTGCAATGGTCGGGCTGGACAAGACAACGGGTATGCCGCGTTTCACCTTCGGTGACCTGCACCTGCAGGATGGCATAGACTTCCTTGTCGCCATCGTTGGCCTTTTCGCCGTGGCAGAGATTTTCTTCTTCATCGAAACCCACGGCAAGGACAGTGCCATCGGCGTGAAGCTGGGCAAGATTCTTGTGCCTTGGAAGATGCTGAAGCGCACATCAGGTGCCATGCTGCGCGGAACCGGCATCGGCTTCATCGCGGGCGTTCTGCCGGGTGCGGGCGCCTCGCTGGGATCGTTCCTTGCCTATATGTCCGAGAAGTCGATCGCTCGCGACAAGGACACCTTCGGCAAGGGCAACCCAAAAGGCGTGGCAGCACCAGAAGCTGGCAACAACTCTGCCGCTGGCGGTGCCCTGGTTCCGATGCTGACGCTTGGTGTGCCTGGATCGGGCACCACGGCTGTTCTGCTGGCGCTTCTTCTGACGCTGAATATCACGCCCGGACCGCTGCTGTTCACCGAACGGCCAGAGGTTATCTGGTCGCTGATCGCCTCTCTGCTGATCGCGAATATCGTTCTGCTTCTGATGAACGTGCCGATGGTCAAGGTGTTCGTGCATATCCTGTCGGTGCCAGCATGGGTCCTGCTGCCGGGCGTGACCATGATCGCCTTCGTCGGCATCTACTCACTGACCGGGTCCAGCTTCGACATGCTGATGATGGTTGGCTTCGGTGTGCTTGGGTATGTCATGCGCAAGCTGGACATACCGACCGTGCCTGTCATCCTGGGCATTCTTCTGGGCAATGCGATGGAGGACAACCTGCGCCGGGCGATGGTGCTGTCCAATGGCGACTGGACCTATCTGTTCAGCACCCCCATCGCCATCGGCCTGTGGATCGCAGCGATTCTGGGCTTCATCGCGCCCATCTTCCTGCGCCGGTTGCTGAAGAAGCCGCCCATGCCAGAGAGCGATCCGACCATGGTCGGGGACTGA
- a CDS encoding HutD/Ves family protein gives MTGLTKVYRAADRRFTAWKNGGGKTAEVVCHPPGAGFDDFDWRISTARVDRSGPFSALPGVDRCLTVVCGGSLVLDAAGGSVRLDASSAPFRFSGDDGCHCTLIGPPVMNLNVMVRAPFRCVVRRGSLENSNRRPTDLDFIFATRDLPQIGLCAHDLARLTGAKALPDDIADAIFIRIQG, from the coding sequence TTGACCGGACTGACAAAGGTGTACCGGGCGGCAGACAGGCGCTTCACGGCATGGAAGAACGGCGGTGGAAAGACGGCAGAGGTCGTCTGCCATCCGCCTGGTGCTGGTTTCGACGATTTCGATTGGCGGATCAGCACGGCGCGGGTCGACCGCTCGGGGCCGTTTTCGGCGCTGCCCGGCGTCGATCGGTGTCTGACGGTGGTCTGCGGTGGAAGTCTGGTGCTTGATGCAGCAGGCGGGTCGGTCAGGCTCGATGCGTCCTCTGCGCCATTTCGGTTCAGCGGCGATGATGGCTGTCACTGCACGTTGATCGGCCCGCCGGTCATGAATCTGAATGTCATGGTTCGCGCGCCGTTTCGCTGTGTGGTTCGTCGTGGAAGCCTCGAAAACAGCAATAGGCGTCCAACCGATCTCGACTTTATCTTCGCGACCCGTGATCTGCCGCAAATCGGCCTGTGCGCGCATGATCTGGCCAGATTGACAGGCGCGAAGGCACTGCCGGACGACATCGCTGATGCGATTTTCATCCGCATTCAGGGCTGA